A genome region from Maylandia zebra isolate NMK-2024a linkage group LG6, Mzebra_GT3a, whole genome shotgun sequence includes the following:
- the tnip2 gene encoding TNFAIP3-interacting protein 2 isoform X2 — protein sequence MDNVSINTTDNDMLRDKMRSYSVLNTLYHETRQEIDLLNRQISVKDGVIADLKARLGRHERLYMTVGDKESVLISPSNSLVESLLNEICKLKQKKNEGDLKAARQAEEIQRLNTQLREKELELETIRCQPDHEKDREIQRLRVALQEREQAEATRSVLCTSLAEEADQLRRQLGATVKVCQELMARLEKDKRGGGEVEDVALTQKNAEVPESSEMGSVNAQIRQLQEENQQLKQRVAYVQSLNTQWQKYDSSREDYIRGLCQRLKDSTGQGLMPAMGSTNTGLLHQEISRLNGLLEEKMRECARLAREMDDIRRQDKEQIQTLEQQVLIYTDDFKSERADRERAQGQIDALKEQVSQLKQQLHKQGASRESRDVVPLCHVHIGHRISSKRSKDTSEPLLRTTAERRQQHQKHQQPAAAAATPNSAWNEHPGMSELQCPQCLATFSDTKAAEYLNHCLECARV from the exons ATGGATAACGTCAGTATAAACACCACGGATAACGACATGCTCAGAGACAAAATGCGGAGTTACAGCGTGCTTAATACTCTGTATCATGAGACGCGGCAGGAAATAGACCTTCTGAACAGACAGATCTCTGTAAAGGACGGTGTTATTGCAGATTTAAAAGCCAGGCTGGGGAGACACGAGAGGCTCTACATGACGGTGGGAGATAAGGAGTCTGTGCTCATCAGTCCGTCCAACTCTTTGGTGGAGAGTTTACTCAATGAAATATGCAAactaaaacagaagaagaacgaAGGGGACTTGAAGGCAGCCCGACAAGCTGAG GAGATCCAGAGGCTGAACACTCAGCTCAGGGAGAAAGAGCTGGAGCTGGAGACCATCAGATGTCAGCCGGACCACGAGAAGGACCGGGAGATCCAAAGGCTACGGGTAGCCTTGCAGGAGAGGGAGCAGGCTGAGGCCACCAGAAGTGTCCTCTGTACCTCCCTGGCCGAGGAGGCCGACCAGCTACGCAGGCAGCTCGGTGCAACTGTTAAGGTGTGCCAGGAGCTGATGGCGAGACTGGAGAAAGACAAAAGGGGAGGAGGAGAAGTGGAAGATGTGGCCCTTACGCAAAAGAATGCAGAG GTGCCAGAGTCCTCTGAGATGGGTAGTGTTAATGCCCAAATCCGTCAGCTTCAGGAGGAGAATCAACAGCTAAAGCAGCGTGTGGCATAT GTACAAAGCCTGAATACTCAGTGGCAGAAGTATGACTCCAGCAGGGAGGACTATATAAGAGGTTTATGTCAGAGGCTGAAGGACAGCACCGGGCAGGGCTTGATGCCTGCGATGGGCTCCACCAACACTGGATTGCTTCATCAGGAGATTTCCAGGCTCAACGGCTTACTGGAGGAGAAAATGAGGGAGTGTGCACGGCTTGCTAGAGAAATGGATGACATCAGAAGACAAGACAAGGAGCAAATTCAGACACTTGAGCAACAG GTTCTTATCTACACTGATGACTTTAAGTCAGAGCGTGCGGACAGGGAGCGAGCGCAGGGCCAGATTGATGCCCTGAAGGAGCAGGTTTCTCAGCTAAAACAGCAGCTGCACAAACAG GGAGCTAGCAGAGAGAGCAGAGACGTGGTTCCCTTGTGTCACGTGCACATAGGACACAGGATCTCCTCAAAGCGAAGTAAAGACACGTCAGAGCCTCTGTTGAGGACCACTGCTGAGAGGCGGCAGCAGCACCAGAAGcaccagcaacctgcagctgcGGCGGCAACCCCAAACTCTGCCTGGAATGAAC
- the tnip2 gene encoding TNFAIP3-interacting protein 2 isoform X1 gives MDNVSINTTDNDMLRDKMRSYSVLNTLYHETRQEIDLLNRQISVKDGVIADLKARLGRHERLYMTVGDKESVLISPSNSLVESLLNEICKLKQKKNEGDLKAARQAEEIQRLNTQLREKELELETIRCQPDHEKDREIQRLRVALQEREQAEATRSVLCTSLAEEADQLRRQLGATVKVCQELMARLEKDKRGGGEVEDVALTQKNAEVPESSEMGSVNAQIRQLQEENQQLKQRVAYVQSLNTQWQKYDSSREDYIRGLCQRLKDSTGQGLMPAMGSTNTGLLHQEISRLNGLLEEKMRECARLAREMDDIRRQDKEQIQTLEQQVLIYTDDFKSERADRERAQGQIDALKEQVSQLKQQLHKQQGASRESRDVVPLCHVHIGHRISSKRSKDTSEPLLRTTAERRQQHQKHQQPAAAAATPNSAWNEHPGMSELQCPQCLATFSDTKAAEYLNHCLECARV, from the exons ATGGATAACGTCAGTATAAACACCACGGATAACGACATGCTCAGAGACAAAATGCGGAGTTACAGCGTGCTTAATACTCTGTATCATGAGACGCGGCAGGAAATAGACCTTCTGAACAGACAGATCTCTGTAAAGGACGGTGTTATTGCAGATTTAAAAGCCAGGCTGGGGAGACACGAGAGGCTCTACATGACGGTGGGAGATAAGGAGTCTGTGCTCATCAGTCCGTCCAACTCTTTGGTGGAGAGTTTACTCAATGAAATATGCAAactaaaacagaagaagaacgaAGGGGACTTGAAGGCAGCCCGACAAGCTGAG GAGATCCAGAGGCTGAACACTCAGCTCAGGGAGAAAGAGCTGGAGCTGGAGACCATCAGATGTCAGCCGGACCACGAGAAGGACCGGGAGATCCAAAGGCTACGGGTAGCCTTGCAGGAGAGGGAGCAGGCTGAGGCCACCAGAAGTGTCCTCTGTACCTCCCTGGCCGAGGAGGCCGACCAGCTACGCAGGCAGCTCGGTGCAACTGTTAAGGTGTGCCAGGAGCTGATGGCGAGACTGGAGAAAGACAAAAGGGGAGGAGGAGAAGTGGAAGATGTGGCCCTTACGCAAAAGAATGCAGAG GTGCCAGAGTCCTCTGAGATGGGTAGTGTTAATGCCCAAATCCGTCAGCTTCAGGAGGAGAATCAACAGCTAAAGCAGCGTGTGGCATAT GTACAAAGCCTGAATACTCAGTGGCAGAAGTATGACTCCAGCAGGGAGGACTATATAAGAGGTTTATGTCAGAGGCTGAAGGACAGCACCGGGCAGGGCTTGATGCCTGCGATGGGCTCCACCAACACTGGATTGCTTCATCAGGAGATTTCCAGGCTCAACGGCTTACTGGAGGAGAAAATGAGGGAGTGTGCACGGCTTGCTAGAGAAATGGATGACATCAGAAGACAAGACAAGGAGCAAATTCAGACACTTGAGCAACAG GTTCTTATCTACACTGATGACTTTAAGTCAGAGCGTGCGGACAGGGAGCGAGCGCAGGGCCAGATTGATGCCCTGAAGGAGCAGGTTTCTCAGCTAAAACAGCAGCTGCACAAACAG CAGGGAGCTAGCAGAGAGAGCAGAGACGTGGTTCCCTTGTGTCACGTGCACATAGGACACAGGATCTCCTCAAAGCGAAGTAAAGACACGTCAGAGCCTCTGTTGAGGACCACTGCTGAGAGGCGGCAGCAGCACCAGAAGcaccagcaacctgcagctgcGGCGGCAACCCCAAACTCTGCCTGGAATGAAC